A genomic window from Leptospira broomii serovar Hurstbridge str. 5399 includes:
- a CDS encoding class II aldolase/adducin family protein, with amino-acid sequence MKSVPATKNSKQEHGSTDQKDLMNLWHRLEAKGLLQTGEASLSFRLPGQEPPAFLLIDRKKGKGAEVNQFTIHNPSASIEAGAVDSERLALIHFHASLYLSRSDIGAIACFQPIWGSLLKTLKDPLPLVFDEQCRQLGAPVVQINRHADGSVIADSVLLNGANAFLNQEGVLVTSVTREKAIYNCELIEKCAKAYLLAYATGGKIRRIPWFIRWIAKSRLKKDERRATESYIRGEIPSGFTAY; translated from the coding sequence ATGAAATCAGTACCAGCGACGAAAAATTCTAAACAAGAACATGGATCTACCGACCAGAAAGACTTAATGAATTTATGGCATAGGCTGGAAGCAAAGGGTCTCTTGCAAACCGGAGAGGCAAGTCTATCATTCAGACTTCCTGGACAAGAGCCTCCTGCCTTCCTGCTTATCGATAGAAAGAAAGGCAAAGGAGCAGAAGTAAACCAATTCACCATTCATAACCCATCTGCATCAATCGAAGCGGGCGCCGTTGATTCGGAAAGATTAGCTTTGATTCACTTTCATGCAAGCTTATACTTGAGCAGGTCCGATATTGGAGCCATCGCCTGCTTTCAACCTATTTGGGGATCGCTTCTTAAAACGCTCAAAGACCCGCTTCCCCTTGTTTTTGACGAGCAATGCCGCCAACTCGGTGCGCCTGTCGTTCAAATAAATCGACATGCCGACGGTTCCGTCATCGCCGATTCGGTTTTACTCAACGGAGCAAACGCTTTCCTGAATCAAGAGGGCGTGTTGGTAACAAGCGTAACCCGCGAGAAAGCGATATATAATTGCGAGTTGATTGAAAAATGCGCCAAGGCGTACTTATTAGCTTACGCAACAGGCGGAAAGATACGCCGCATCCCTTGGTTTATCCGTTGGATTGCAAAAAGTCGGTTAAAAAAAGATGAACGCCGCGCAACAGAATCTTACATTCGCGGC